DNA sequence from the Staphylococcus epidermidis genome:
TTATATGTTAAAAGTATTTCTTTTTTAAAAACTAATAAATTTTATTAAAACTTGTATTACTAAAAATCAATTTTATACAATCCCTAAAAAGTCTATTATTTTTGTCATTTTGACTAATATACTTGTCATAATGACAAATATATTATATAGTTTATATGTAAGGAAGTGATACAATTTGCGCAATAGACTTAAAGAATTACGAGCCCGTGATGGATATAACCAAACAGAGCTTGCTAAAAAAGCTGGAATATCACGACAAACGGTGTCTTTAATAGAACGCAACGATTTTACACCATCTATATTAACCGCAATAAAAATTGCAAGAATCTTTGGTGAACCTGTTGAAGATATCTTTATTATGGAGGAGGAAGACTTTTGAAAATAAAAAGGTATGCACTTCTATGTTTATTAGGAGGATTAGTTGGAGGCATCATCGGATACATCATAGGAGCTATTAACTGGGAGAAGTTATTTAATTATGCACAGTTCGCTAACTTTAAAGTTGTGCTTTATACAACCATCGTAGCATCATTAATAAATATTATACTTACTGTGTATTTATTTATAGTCCAAAATGCGTCACTTCACTATAAAGCTAAAATTGACGCAAATATTTCAGATGATTTAGCAGATACATATGAAAATAAATCATACATCAAATCATTGAAAGTAAGATTTATTTACACAATGCAATTAATTGTCGCTTTTATTGCAATTTTAATACCCGTCATAGGAAATGCATCTGAGAATCACATCGCTCTAATAATGATTCCTTTCATTATTACAATCATTTCATCCATAATGATTGGGATATTTTATAGAAAATTTGATGCTCGATACCCTAAATTAGGAGAGAAACGTTACACTGAAAAAGCATTTAATATTATGGACGAAGGAGAGCGATACATCACACTCGTTTCCTCGTATAAAGTGCACCAGCAGAATATTGTATTACTTTTTATAGGAATTATGACCCTGGGGATATTCTCAATAACTACAGGCATGAATCAATCACTAGGCATAATTTTGTTTATCATTTTATTTATCTATAATTCATTGGGATATTTACTGAAAGTCAGTAATTTTTATAAATCAGAACAGAAATCCTAAAACTAATTTAAAGAAAAGGAGTAAATTATGGAAAACTTATTAGAAGTTCAGCAACTCAATAAATCATATAAGAATTCAGAATTCCAGCTTACTGACATCACATTCTCTGTTAAACCTGGCGAGGTAGTGGGTTTAATTGGGAAAAATGGTTCAGGTAAGTCTACCCTCATTAATACACTTGTAGGAAATAGACATAAAGATAATGGTTCACTGAAATTCTTCGATAAAGAGGTGACAGAGAACGACTTCAAATATAAAGAACATTTAGGTGTAGTTTTTGATGATTTACGTGTTCCAGATAAATTAACTCTACAATCTATCAATAAAGTTTTTACTGAAATATATGATGCTTGGAACAGCGATACATTCTTTTCTTTAATCAAAGCATTTGAACTACCAACAAATAATCAAATTAAGACATTCTCAAGAGGAATGCGTATGAAAGCAGCTTTAACAATTGCTTTAAGCCATGATGCTAAATTATTAATCTTAGATGAAGCTACAGCAGGTATGGACGTATCAGGACGTGAACATGTGTTAGAAATTCTAGAGGATTATTTAGGAGACGATCGTGCCATATTAATTTCATCACATATTTCTGAAGATATTGAACAGCTAGCTACTCAGCTCGTTTTTATGCGTGATGGTCGAATTATTTTAAAAGAAAGTAAAGAAGTTTTATTGAGCCAATACGGCATCATCGATCAACCAGTTGAGCATTTCAATATTTCAAATGAGTATCTAATCGCAACGCGCAGACGTAATGATCGACAAATCAGTTTAGTGAATAACTATCAAAAAGTACCTGATGCACAACCACTAAAGACAATCGATGATGCAACTAAAATTATTATGCGAGGTGAAGTATAATGAAAGGTCTTACTCTTAGTATATTTTATACAGCTAAAAAATCATTTTTCATCTACTTAGTAGTCGGAATTATTGCTGCAGTCGTTTTCTCATTTTTAAATCCAACGATGAACAGCTTTCTTGCTATCATTTTTTTAATATCTCCTATTACGGATAACTTCAAACGTGAAAAGGACTCAAGATGGATGAATTACATATCCACACTTCCTGTTAGAAGAGCTGATTATGTTAAAAGTTATTATATTATTTTTCTCTTGTGTGCATTAGTTGGGATACTTGCAGGCGTACCTAGTGTCGGTCTAATCACACAAAGTTTAAGTATGGTATTCATTTCACTATGTGTTGCCATTGGTGGCGCAGGGACTTTCTCCATTATGTTTCCTCTAACATTCAAATTCGGTTCTGAAAATTCAAATGTCATTGTGATGACTACAACATTTGCTGTCATTATTATCTCTTTCTTATTCTATATCGCATCAATGATATTGAGTAATCAAACAGGAAGTGGCTCTATGATTACAATGCTGAGCAACACACAAAGCTATGTTGTATATTCCATTTATGGAATACTTGGATTGATTTCAATTATTATCTCTTATATTTTATCGATTAAAATTTTTAACAAGCAAGAACTATAATATTAAAAACCCCCTAAATTTTCGGTAATTGAAAATTCAGGGGGTTATTTATATCTTTTAAGTTTTTAATAATTTATTTTCATTTAAAGATAATTATTTATTAATATATTTATAAATAGTTAATTAAAAATGGGATAAAGGAGTATTTTAATGACATTATTAACTAAAGTTTTAGATACTTTAACAGGCATATGTGTTGCTTTATTGTTTACCAAGTATTTTGTAAATTATGCAAATGATATGTTTGACTGGCACTTAAGATGGTATTTCCTAGAAAATGTACCTCATTTAGCACTCATTTTGTTTATTCTAGTATTTATCTTTGCTGTTCCTTCTGAAATGATTAAAGATAAAAATAAGAAAAAGCATAATGATTCATAATCAATAGGTATATAATCATCATATTTTAAGTGTCACTGGTTCAATAGAACCCAACTTATCGAATTAGATGATAAATAAATATATCTCGTAGGAGTTTAAAAAGAAAAAGGCACGCTTTTCCTATACTAATCTCGAACTACTTTATAAACATTCGTTACTCAATCTAAAACTTTGTTCTTCATTTCTATCAAAAAGGCCTACTGCATTTGAACTAAATTTCGAGTTATTAGTTGAATTATCAATTAATTCGTATATCAATGTCTCTAATAAACTCTAGATTTATCTTACTTCTCAGTTTTTACAACTAATACACTGATATGTTTATATATGTATTAAAGGAACAGATTAAAAAAGAGAAGACCCATATACATTAAATTTAAACTAAAACTTGTGATAACTTTTATCTTTAATGCATATGCTAGCTTTTTAATGGGTATTTTTAGTAATACCATCGATATAAGAAAGGGGGAATATGATGAGTAATATCACAGTTTATAATGTCATTGAATTGGGCGTAAACAATCTTTTAGCCGATTATGACAATTGGAATGTTGAAGAAGTATTAGATAAAGAAACTCAACATTTCCCAAACACTTTACATTGGCAATATGGTCATGTATTAACAATCTTTGAACAAGCATTATCATTGGGCAATCAACATGTCGTAGATGTTGAAAAATATAATAAATTGTTTGGATATGGTTCAAATCCTAGAGACTGGAAGGGACAAGATGTACCTGCTATCAACGAAATCAAACAACACATTCAAACATTACCAGAACGTGCTAAAAAATTAACACACGAGCAGTTAGCTCAAAAATTAGACCAACCTATCGCAGGTTGTAACACACTTGATGAATTATTAATGTTAAATGCTATCCATGTGCCATTACACACCGGTAAAATTGAAGAAATGACACGTGTACTTCGTGAAAAATAAGCACAATATATTTAAGCGTCTGGATTATCATCCCCAGACGCTTTTAAAATGTTTAGAGAATTATCAAATTTTATTTGAATGCTTTCGCTAAAACAAAGATAAACATATCTTTCGAGGAGTTTTATCTAGTATACGTACATTCTTCCCTCAACAAGCTAAAAACATAAATATCTGAGAATTCCCCTTGTAATCGTTCATTACTTCTCAATATACCTTCTTGCGTGAACCCAAGTCTAATTGGTATAGCTCTGCTTTTCTTATTTTTAGTAGACATTCGTATTTCTATACGATTAATATCATACACTTCATATACATAGCGAATTAACGCTTGAGTACATTTAGTCATAATACCTTTCTTTTGAAAGTCTTCAGCTAAATAATAACCAATTGAAGTTGTTTTATTAACTAAATCTAAGTAATGCAATCCTATGACTCCAATCAATTCTTTATTACTCCATATTCCACAATGAAATCCATTACCATCGATAAATTGTTGCAACGCCGAATGGATAAAGTGTTTACTATCTTCAACTTTCTTCGTATGTTCAACAAAAGGTAGAAATTCAGCTAAATAGTCACGATTGCTATCTACTAATTTAAATAACTGTTCGGCTTCTCGTTCTTCTAATATTTTTAATTTAATATTTTTATTTATTTGATAACTAAACATACAAAATCATCCTTTTTTAGAATTTTCTGTTATTTTAGTATACACGAATATAGGATTATGTCATAAAACTTGATTACTAGAATTCGATATTCTCTAAGTCACAAGTGTGTATGTAGTTCTCTTGTTTCTATTGTCTTATACCTACAACCAATATTAGAGTGAAAAAGCTTAACTTAAGATAGATCATCATCAACAACACAAACGTTAAAAACACTGAGATAACTTTTTAAAATATACTTCTCAATATTGATTAGTAAAATCCAAAATATGAATAATAAGTAGACATTAAACAATCTTTATTTTATTCTATAAATAATAGAAAATAAATTATTAGATTAAATTATTATTTTTTATTTCTAATTTAAGTTGAAACCGTATGTAATGGGAGGAAATCATAATGATATATTCTATCGGTAAGAATTTAGGTAATAAATTAACAGGTATAGAACAAGCTATGATCAATAGATTAAAGCTATTTAAAGATAATTTAGTCCCAAATAAACTCATATTCACATCTTGGTCACCACGTTTATATATGCATGCACATTCGTTAAACATCGATTCAAAAGATATTTTCAGTCTTTACGATTTTCTACAAGATAGTATTAACTTTGAGAAAAAACATATTGATTGGATAAATTATTGGCAAAATATATGTAATTATACCTTAAAATTCGTTGAAAATACGAATGATATTAAAATATACGATAACGACACATATAAAATGTATGTGCATTTTGTTGATTCAAATTATCAAACTTTAGACTATATTAACCATTTTGATATACAACAACGTAAAATTCGAAGAGATTTTTACGATACAAGAGGCTTTTTAAGTTGTAGTAGAATTTTAACCTCTCAACAAAAAGTCGTGATGGAACAATTTTTTACACCTACACAAAAAGTTAAATTTCAAAAATATTACAACCCTGAGCACGAACATCCTACGGTACAATCTATCATTTATAATACTTCACGAGGCGTTCGTTTTTTCAACGATGAAAATGAACTTTTAGCGTTTGCAATTAATGCGCTATATCATTTAGGAGACGTATTTTTATGTGATAAAAACATCGTTACAGGGCCAATCATTGATCAAACTGATACTAAAATACCAGTTCTCGCCGTTTTCCACAGTACCCACGTAAAAAATATCAATGATATATATCATTCTGAAATCAAACAAGCGTATAAACCTGTTTTAGATAACTTATCCCGATATTCAGGAATCATAGTATCTACTGAACAACAAAAAACAGATTTATCTGTAAAAATTAATAACGTTATTCCCATTTACGTTATACCTGCAGGTTATATTGATACAAATGAATCTCATCATAGTAGTGACAATAAACCATTGCCTAACAAAATGATTTCTATCGGCCGTTATTCTCCTGAAAAGCAATTAGGTCATCAAATAGAACTAATGTCTAAGCTAGTTCCAGCATTTCCAAATTTACAGTTACATTTATTTGGGTTTGGTAAAGAAGAAACACATTATCGTAAATTAATAGCTCAATATCATTTAGAAAATCACGTGTTTTTACGTGGCTTCATTTATGATTTAAATCAAGAAATAGAGACCGCCTATTTATCTTTATTGACAAGTAAAATGGAAGGGTTCAATTTAGGTGTACTTGAAACGATTGCTAAAGGCGTACCTACAGTAAGTTATGATACCAAATACGGACCTTCTGAGTTAATTGTTAATCATAAAAATGGCTTTTTAATTGAACAAGATAATAAAGAACAACTCTATCACAGCGTTAAAAAGTTATTACTCGATTCTAACTTAAGAGAACAATTTTCTAAGGAAAGTATTAAACATGCCCAAATATTTAATGACAAAAATGTTTTTGATACATGGCTCACTGTTTTCAGAACGTTAAAAGTTAATTTATAATCGCCAATTTATTAAGATATATAAGGGTGAAGAGAAGTGTGAAACATCATACATCATCTTCACCTTTAATTTATTCTATAATATTTCATCTTTAATCTGTGCCTTTTGATATTGAACATAGCCTGATATATAATGTTCGATATCATCAATCCGAACTCGATACCCATGGTGTTTTATGAAGAAACTACCAAGAATTCGCTTTGGATTTTTGAAGTACATTGCAATTTCAGGATAGAAAAATCCTACTCGTTGATATTCTGCTCTTGTATGAATCACATTGATTAATTTTTCTTCATCAATCAACTGAGTCACAAGCTCTTGACGATGTGTAGCTTTTGCTTTTTGAATAAGCTTATAGGTTGCCATTAACATTTCTAAAAATGTTGGGAATGTTGTTTCACGTTGTTCAATATATTCCAAATAGGTGTTCACATTCTTAATCCCAAATTCAAAATATTTATCTTGCGGACACAATTGAACTAACTCGTTCGTGCAATACCCAAGCCAATGATCATGGTATTGCCAATACTCTTTTTCAATAAATCGATCCATTAACTTCTTCACAACTTCCAACCATTTATCATTATGATCTTGGTGATATAAGCGTAATAATGCTAAAGCTGCTTCACCATCATAATAAATAATTCTAAATGATTCTTTCACAGTTAAATCCGGATAATTTAAAATATGAGTTGTTTCGTATGTATCTTGATTAATCATTGATAAAATTCCTCGAGCAACTTTTTGTGCCACGCATAAGTATTGCTTATTGGGGTTATGCTTTAAATATTCACAAACCGCAAATATAAAGGCAGCATTTTGTCCTAATTTTATTTCGTTAATATCTTTTGTATCATCAAAGATATATCCAACACCTTCATTATCATAGAAATAATTCTCAATAACGTAGTTAATTGCCTTTTCGACTATAGTTAAATCTTCTCCTAAATAATCTAAACCCTCTATTAATGCATAAGTTGAAGAAGCATGTCTTAATATATTATAGAAATTGATTTCTTTATCAAAATGTGGAAAATAACCATATTGATATCTTCCAGTATCTGATAGCATATTTCCTAGGAAATATGTACCACTTTCAATTAATTGGTCTATTTCTTTATGTAAATAATCGACCTTTCTTAATCCTTTTTTATAACCTTCATCGTGTAATTCATATATCTTTTGTTCGTCTAAGATAAAACCTTTAGTTTTGAACTTAATGACTTCTTTGTTTTCATAAAAATCATAAGCAAACTTTTTCTTATGGTTCGTATACTTTCTTAAATAGTTATTTAT
Encoded proteins:
- a CDS encoding helix-turn-helix transcriptional regulator is translated as MRNRLKELRARDGYNQTELAKKAGISRQTVSLIERNDFTPSILTAIKIARIFGEPVEDIFIMEEEDF
- a CDS encoding DUF3169 family protein, whose amino-acid sequence is MKIKRYALLCLLGGLVGGIIGYIIGAINWEKLFNYAQFANFKVVLYTTIVASLINIILTVYLFIVQNASLHYKAKIDANISDDLADTYENKSYIKSLKVRFIYTMQLIVAFIAILIPVIGNASENHIALIMIPFIITIISSIMIGIFYRKFDARYPKLGEKRYTEKAFNIMDEGERYITLVSSYKVHQQNIVLLFIGIMTLGIFSITTGMNQSLGIILFIILFIYNSLGYLLKVSNFYKSEQKS
- a CDS encoding ABC transporter ATP-binding protein; this translates as MENLLEVQQLNKSYKNSEFQLTDITFSVKPGEVVGLIGKNGSGKSTLINTLVGNRHKDNGSLKFFDKEVTENDFKYKEHLGVVFDDLRVPDKLTLQSINKVFTEIYDAWNSDTFFSLIKAFELPTNNQIKTFSRGMRMKAALTIALSHDAKLLILDEATAGMDVSGREHVLEILEDYLGDDRAILISSHISEDIEQLATQLVFMRDGRIILKESKEVLLSQYGIIDQPVEHFNISNEYLIATRRRNDRQISLVNNYQKVPDAQPLKTIDDATKIIMRGEV
- a CDS encoding ABC-2 transporter permease — its product is MKGLTLSIFYTAKKSFFIYLVVGIIAAVVFSFLNPTMNSFLAIIFLISPITDNFKREKDSRWMNYISTLPVRRADYVKSYYIIFLLCALVGILAGVPSVGLITQSLSMVFISLCVAIGGAGTFSIMFPLTFKFGSENSNVIVMTTTFAVIIISFLFYIASMILSNQTGSGSMITMLSNTQSYVVYSIYGILGLISIIISYILSIKIFNKQEL
- the elxI1 gene encoding epilancin biosynthesis-related protein ElxI1: MTLLTKVLDTLTGICVALLFTKYFVNYANDMFDWHLRWYFLENVPHLALILFILVFIFAVPSEMIKDKNKKKHNDS
- a CDS encoding bacillithiol transferase BstA, producing the protein MSNITVYNVIELGVNNLLADYDNWNVEEVLDKETQHFPNTLHWQYGHVLTIFEQALSLGNQHVVDVEKYNKLFGYGSNPRDWKGQDVPAINEIKQHIQTLPERAKKLTHEQLAQKLDQPIAGCNTLDELLMLNAIHVPLHTGKIEEMTRVLREK
- a CDS encoding GNAT family N-acetyltransferase — translated: MFSYQINKNIKLKILEEREAEQLFKLVDSNRDYLAEFLPFVEHTKKVEDSKHFIHSALQQFIDGNGFHCGIWSNKELIGVIGLHYLDLVNKTTSIGYYLAEDFQKKGIMTKCTQALIRYVYEVYDINRIEIRMSTKNKKSRAIPIRLGFTQEGILRSNERLQGEFSDIYVFSLLREECTYTR
- a CDS encoding glycosyltransferase family 4 protein, whose protein sequence is MIYSIGKNLGNKLTGIEQAMINRLKLFKDNLVPNKLIFTSWSPRLYMHAHSLNIDSKDIFSLYDFLQDSINFEKKHIDWINYWQNICNYTLKFVENTNDIKIYDNDTYKMYVHFVDSNYQTLDYINHFDIQQRKIRRDFYDTRGFLSCSRILTSQQKVVMEQFFTPTQKVKFQKYYNPEHEHPTVQSIIYNTSRGVRFFNDENELLAFAINALYHLGDVFLCDKNIVTGPIIDQTDTKIPVLAVFHSTHVKNINDIYHSEIKQAYKPVLDNLSRYSGIIVSTEQQKTDLSVKINNVIPIYVIPAGYIDTNESHHSSDNKPLPNKMISIGRYSPEKQLGHQIELMSKLVPAFPNLQLHLFGFGKEETHYRKLIAQYHLENHVFLRGFIYDLNQEIETAYLSLLTSKMEGFNLGVLETIAKGVPTVSYDTKYGPSELIVNHKNGFLIEQDNKEQLYHSVKKLLLDSNLREQFSKESIKHAQIFNDKNVFDTWLTVFRTLKVNL